One stretch of Macrobrachium nipponense isolate FS-2020 chromosome 16, ASM1510439v2, whole genome shotgun sequence DNA includes these proteins:
- the LOC135195334 gene encoding uncharacterized protein LOC135195334, with protein MILKFLSDSHIPFEDCRGQGYDIGSNMSGEYNGVQSHLKRKNPLCLFSPCGCHSLNLCGSDAAACCKEVVVSFFGMVQTVYNICSSSPKRWEILKSHIAASIHGLSGTRWTDRVASVRPFAHHLPGILASLKEISQLKSLTAKTKVDVAAAIKYVSSFECILMAAFWFKLLNSIDQRNQVIQAQSSTVDIEVKNIEDLETELQSLKKKWHLIYDEAKVVAVAMNIDPVFRVTRKGKRKSFFEDSDSDDDKVSGENSLIQTDEHRFKKEVFFKVIDTVCERLNKRYQAIFQINKLFGFLWSYLDMTDEVIVNDSKNFSTEYSKDISSDKLTEEILYLKNIR; from the coding sequence ATGATATTAAAATTTCTTAGTGATTCTCATATTCCTTTTGAAGATTGCAGAGGTCAGGGATACGACATTGGTAGTAATATGTCAGGTGAGTACAATGGAGTCCAGAGCCATCTTAAAAGAAAGAATCCTCTCTGCTTGTTCTCACCTTGTGGCTGTCATTCCTTAAACTTGTGTGGTTCTGATGCTGCTGCTTGTTGCAAAGAGGTAGTAGTGTCTTTTTTTGGGATGGTACAGACAGTATATAATATTTGCTCGAGCAGTCCCAAACGCTGGGAGATACTTAAGAGTCACATTGCGGCATCTATTCACGGTTTATCTGGAACTCGGTGGACAGATAGAGTAGCTAGTGTCAGGCCCTTTGCACACCATTTACCTGGTATTCTCGCTTCACTTAAAGAAATATCCCAACTGAAGAGTTTAACAGCTAAAACTAAAGTAGATGTGGCAGCCGCTATTAAGTATGTGTCTTCTTTTGAATGTATTTTGATGGCTGCTTTTTGGTTCAAGTTATTAAATTCAATAGATCAGAGAAATCAGGTGATTCAAGCTCAGTCTTCTACTGTAGATATTGAAGTAAAAAACATAGAGGACTTGGAAACTGAATTGCAGTCTCTCAAAAAGAAGTGGCATTTAATTTATGATGAAGCCAAAGTTGTTGCAGTTGCCATGAACATTGACCCAGTATTTCGAGTCACtcggaaaggaaaaagaaaatcctttttTGAGGACTCCGACTCTGATGATGATAAGGTATCAGGTGAAAATTCActtatacagacagacgaacataggTTTAAGAAAGAAGTGTTTTTTAAGGTTATTGACACAGTATGTGAGAGACTAAACAAGCGTTACCAGGCCATCTTCCAGATTAACAAACTATTTGGGTTTCTGTGGTCATATCTTGATATGACTGATGAAGTGATAGTAAATGATTCTAAAAACTTTAGCACTGAGTATAGCAAAGACATCTCTAGTGACAAGCTAACTGAGGAAATTCTGTACCTTAAGAATATACGATAA
- the LOC135195332 gene encoding uncharacterized protein LOC135195332 has protein sequence MFLFTGTDANAKRKIDFLVKSLNDELLGGSNLSDIRNLNTTSRFQLGGLAVLGFEVSNDLIKSYCIMYSHKSGAQKRKEKQAREEAVSKCARTLFEVGVKKIDTIDTNVEEQNILPSSSESDPSTSQSLVQDAQQEAESDVINAEPKDTEQQRDIGLIPDRPSRVQIEDFVRQGPQPIPSQIASDDKGNSFPYTVLKVQRPNGETGKRDWLVMYTTAKNTFKFGFMWHSSWKKLYNRIPKHEHTNYHKQCYLDWRQLEARLKEESGIDDQLQRSIQSEKSKWKLILKRIFDVVLTLGERGLSFQGESSMIGDTNNGNFLGIIELLSRFDPILQDHVSKVREAQKDGKRLQAHYLSYSSQNEFIQLCAEKVKDCILNERDQAKYYSIMVDATPGMSHTEQSTFILRYLTCDECGKYLIQEISFIY, from the exons atgttcctcttcacaggaa ctgatgctaatgcaaagaggaaaatagatttcCTAGTCAAATCCCTAAACGAtgagttattgggaggttcaaatttatctgacataagaaatcttaacaccacatccaggttccagctgggtggtctAGCTGTCTTGGGCTTCGAAGTTTcgaatgatttaatcaaatcat aCTGCATAATGTATTCTCACAAATCAGGTGCACAGAAGCGGAAAGAAAAACAGGCTAGGGAAGAGGCTGTTTCAAAGTGTGCAAGAACATTATTTGAAGTGGGTGTTAAGAAAATAGACACAATAGACACTAATGTAGAAGAACAGAATATTTTGCCCTCATCCTCAGAGTCAGACCCCTCAACTTCACAGTCATTAGTCCAGGATGCCCAACAGGAAGCCGAATCCGATGTAATAAATGCAGAACCCAAAGACACTGAACAACAAAGAGATATAGGTTTGATCCCTGATAGGCCATCTCGAGTGCAGATTGAAGATTTTGTTAGACAGGGCCCTCAGCCAATACCAAGTCAAATTGCTTCAGATGATAAGGGTAACAGTTTCCCTTATACAGTTTTGAAAGTTCAGAGACCAAATGGTGAAACTGGAAAACGAGATTGGCTAGT GATGTACACAACAGCCAAAAACACCTTCAAATTTGGCTTCATGTGGCATTCGTCATGGAAAAAACTTTATAACCGCATTCCAAAACATGAGCATACAAACTACCACAAACAGTGTTATCTAGACTGGCGTCAGTTAGAAGCACGTTTGAAAGAGGAATCTGGAATTGATGATCAGTTACAGAGATCAATTCAGTCTGAGAAAAGTAAATGGAAGCTAATTCTAAAACGAATCTTTGATGTTGTACTGACTTTAGGAGAGCGAGGCCTTTCATTTCAAGGAGAGTCTAGCATGATAGGTGATacaaataatggaaattttcttggtATAATTGAGCTGCTTTCTCGTTTTGATCCCATTCTTCAAGATCATGTATCTAAAGTGAGAGAAGCTCAGAAGGATGGGAAGCGTCTTCAGGCTCATTATCTTTCCTATTCGTCACAAAATGAATTCATTCAATTATGTGCCGAAAAAGTTAAAGACTGTATTCTTAATGAGCGTGATCAGGccaaatattattcaataatggTTGATGCTACCCCGGGTATGTCACATACTGAACAAAGTACATTCATCCTGAGATACCTAACTTGTGATGAATGTGGTAAATACCTGATACAAgagatttctttcatttattga